The genomic interval GCACCAAACACCTAAATTAGGATAGGAAGGGGACTTAAAACTATTATCATTAAATAAGTTTTTTATGAAGCTAAATCGAACATATTCATAAATGTACGTGTGGCATAAGCAGAAATACTACCTGATATTTTCCCATCTCTTTTCTTCATTTTTATATCATTGATAGTTGACCAAACTTCTTTATTATCTTTAATATCAGGCATTAAAATCAATTGATCAATAACTTTTGGAGATAAGCCCAACTCATTCAACCTAGCTTGCAAGCGTGTTAGTTTTTCGTCTATATTTTTTTTATCTTCTATCGATAAGATCATTTCAGAGGGAGTATCTAATTCTATCGCTTTATTATCAACTATAATAAAATCTACCTTAACAACACTTCTGCCTTTACGATGCTCTTTTAACTTAACTTTCAAACCTGTTTCATTAATTTCCTCTAAGGATGGTGAAATCACCCTCTTTTTAAAATCATTATACCGCGGATATTTATCTGATAGATTTAATATTTTTTTCAACTCTTCTACATCCACTCTATTTACCTTGGTCTTTGCATTTTGGTATTGTCTAATCAGCAAATAAATACGTTGAGTATTGATTGATTTAAAGCGTAGCATTTCACATAGCAAACCTACAGTGAATTCTCTTTTGAGTTTTAATAACTCTGGCTTTAGTAAGTGATGAATACGCGCAGTTATATAACCTTCTCTTTCATGATAAACAGGCTCCACTAATAGTCTGATAGGTGCAAACTTATTACCATCTGAATAATCTATCTTTTTGTTCTCTAAGCTGATCATATCACTCTTCACCTGTGCATACATATTCTTCTCAGACTTTGGCTTGACTATGTTAATGATATCACGAACAAATATCTTATAAGTTTTAAATTCTTCATCATCATTCTCTATTTGAGATATAAGCATGAAGAATAATCTCGCCTCATTAAGTGTCAAATTTAGCGGTTTATAAATTAAAGAATTGGCAATAGCTATAGTTGAATTCTCTGAAAACTTGGCAATATGTAGTTCATTTATCTTCATATGTGAAGATGGAAATTATTTACGACATATAAAAAAAAATGTCGTAAGTGATTTTGATCTTTCTTTTACCGCAGTACTATATATGTCGTAATAGTAAACGCATACTATCGCCTCATGAGTTGTATATGAACATATTTTAGCAATATATATGTCATAAAATATACCTAAATTTGGCTATTTTATAGCAGTACTAAATGTGTCGTAATAAGGTACTATATTTGTCGTAACTAGTACTATATATGTCGTAATGAAGTACTATATTTGTCGTAACTAGTACTATATATGTCGTAATGAAGTACTATATATGTCGCAGTTAGTACTATATATGTCGTAATACCCCTTTGTAAGCATTTGATTATTAGTACTTTACAATCTTTAAATACTTTTAAATATAAGAAATAAGGAAATACAGAAATAGAGGGAGATGTTTTTATTTACTATTCAATTTCCTATTAGAAATTCGCAAATGTGAAAACATTTATA from Chondrinema litorale carries:
- a CDS encoding replication initiation protein, which produces MKINELHIAKFSENSTIAIANSLIYKPLNLTLNEARLFFMLISQIENDDEEFKTYKIFVRDIINIVKPKSEKNMYAQVKSDMISLENKKIDYSDGNKFAPIRLLVEPVYHEREGYITARIHHLLKPELLKLKREFTVGLLCEMLRFKSINTQRIYLLIRQYQNAKTKVNRVDVEELKKILNLSDKYPRYNDFKKRVISPSLEEINETGLKVKLKEHRKGRSVVKVDFIIVDNKAIELDTPSEMILSIEDKKNIDEKLTRLQARLNELGLSPKVIDQLILMPDIKDNKEVWSTINDIKMKKRDGKISGSISAYATRTFMNMFDLAS